A genomic stretch from Coffea arabica cultivar ET-39 chromosome 10c, Coffea Arabica ET-39 HiFi, whole genome shotgun sequence includes:
- the LOC140016302 gene encoding rop guanine nucleotide exchange factor 1-like isoform X1: MAANYSCILSSSSEEEEEDGDIYRHSSFHPFDSYSISADVSESESCSSASTFSSRPPPPPQAAASHALNSLSSSSDSPARPKVMFPVVGHRHVVIPEEKQDEPELSEVELIKERFAKLLLGEDMSGGGNGVCTALAISKAITNLAATVFGELWKLEPMVPKKKSMWLCEMEWLLCVSDSIVELVPSVQELPCGRTVEVMVPQPRSDLSLNLPALKNLDAMLISILDGFHDSEFYYVDRGIIFADGEFIEARPCPPSQERPSITLEEKWWLPFPKVPQNGLCEETRKQLQQCRECTNQIYRAAVAINNRVLSEMEVPQVYLDSLPKSGKACLGEILYRYITGNQFSPECLIDYLDLSSEHNTLEIANNIEAALHIWRQKYSKKKFSHTKTGKSQWSGPLKVFVDIEKAKMSAQRADSLLKILKLHFPTLPQTALERHKIQYNKDVGQSILESYSRVIEGLAFNLMARIEDLLYVDEATRLRAAAESLSFVDHRGLTGDFTMQKQFPSGPVSTQLNSCASLLRKPAFCSGVPLVRKLKRIQKSQKNTPDEKIERALLEVYGFKPPLA, encoded by the exons ATGGCAGCTAACTACTCGTGTATCCTATCTTCGTCgtctgaggaggaggaggaggacggTGACATTTATCGTCACAGCAGCTTCCATCCTTTCGACAGTTACAGTATCAGTGCTGATGTCAGCGAATCCGAGAGCTGTTCTAGCGCCAGCACATTCTCCTCCCggccccctcctcctcctcaggcAGCTGCTTCTCATGCACTAaattctctctcttcctcttctgATTCTCCGGCCAGGCCTAAGGTTATGTTTCCAGTCGTCGGTCACAGACATGTTGTGATTCCGGAGGAGAAGCAGGACGAGCCTGAATTATCCG AAGTTGAATTGATCAAAGAGCGTTTTGCCAAGCTGTTGTTAGGAGAAGATATGTCAGGTGGAGGTAATGGAGTATGTACTGCTCTTGCCATATCCAAGGCCATCACAAATCTTGCTG CCACTGTGTTTGGAGAGCTATGGAAATTAGAGCCGATGGTGCCTAAAAAGAAGTCAATGTGGCTGTGTGAAATGGAATGGCTTCTATGTGTCAGTGATTCCATTGTCGAGCTTGTTCCATCAGTGCAAGAACTTCCATGTGGTAGGACAGTTGAAGTCATGGTGCCTCAACCGCGGTCTGACTTGTCTCTGAATCTTCCAGCACTTAAGAATTTAGACGCAATGCTAATTAGCATCTTGGACGGATTTCATGACAGTGAATTTTATTATGTCGATAGAGGGATAATTTTTGCTGATGGAGAATTTATTGAAGCAAGACCGTGCCCTCCATCTCAGGAAAGGCCTTCAATTACACTTGAAGAGAAATGGTGGTTACCATTCCCAAAAGTCCCACAAAATGGTTTGTGTGAGGAGACAAGGAAACAATTGCAACAGTGCAGGGAATGCACAAATCAGATATACAGAGCGGCTGTGGCTATTAACAACAGGGTATTGTCAGAAATGGAAGTCCCGCAAGTTTATTTGGATAGCTTGCCCAAG AGTGGGAAGGCTTGCTTAGGTGAAATTCTTTACCGGTATATAACTGGTAATCAGTTTTCCCCCGAATGTCTTATTGACTACCTAGACCTATCATCAGAACATAACACCCTAGAAATTGCTAATAACATTGAAGCAGCTTTACATATATGGAGGCAGAAgtactccaaaaaaaaattctctcacaCAAAAACTGGGAAGTCACAATGGAGTGGACCACTTAAGGTCTTTGTTGACATCGAGAAGGCCAAAATGTCAGCACAGCGAGCTGATTCCCTCTTAAAGATCTTGAAGCTGCACTTCCCTACCCTCCCACAAACAGCACTAGAAAGGCATAAGATACAGTATAACAAG GATGTTGGACAATCAATTCTTGAGAGCTACTCCAGGGTGATAGAGGGCTTAGCCTTTAACTTAATGGCTAGGATTGAGGATCTTCTATACGTTGATGAAGCTACAAGACTACGTGCGGCAGCGGAATCATTATCCTTTGTCGACCATAGGGGATTGACTGGAGATTTTACCATGCAGAAGCAGTTTCCTTCTGGTCCGGTTTCAACTCAACTTAATTCTTGCGCCTCTCTGCTAAGGAAACCAGCATTTTGTTCTGGAGTCCCCTTGGTTCGAAAGCTAAAGAGGATACAAAAGTCTCAAAAGAATACGCCGGATGAAAAGATAGAAAG GGCATTATTGGAAGTATATGGATTCAAACCTCCATTGGCGTAA
- the LOC140016302 gene encoding rop guanine nucleotide exchange factor 1-like isoform X2 yields MAANYSCILSSSSEEEEEDGDIYRHSSFHPFDSYSISADVSESESCSSASTFSSRPPPPPQAAASHALNSLSSSSDSPARPKVMFPVVGHRHVVIPEEKQDEPELSEVELIKERFAKLLLGEDMSGGGNGVCTALAISKAITNLAATVFGELWKLEPMVPKKKSMWLCEMEWLLCVSDSIVELVPSVQELPCGRTVEVMVPQPRSDLSLNLPALKNLDAMLISILDGFHDSEFYYVDRGIIFADGEFIEARPCPPSQERPSITLEEKWWLPFPKVPQNGLCEETRKQLQQCRECTNQIYRAAVAINNRVLSEMEVPQVYLDSLPKSGKACLGEILYRYITAALHIWRQKYSKKKFSHTKTGKSQWSGPLKVFVDIEKAKMSAQRADSLLKILKLHFPTLPQTALERHKIQYNKDVGQSILESYSRVIEGLAFNLMARIEDLLYVDEATRLRAAAESLSFVDHRGLTGDFTMQKQFPSGPVSTQLNSCASLLRKPAFCSGVPLVRKLKRIQKSQKNTPDEKIERALLEVYGFKPPLA; encoded by the exons ATGGCAGCTAACTACTCGTGTATCCTATCTTCGTCgtctgaggaggaggaggaggacggTGACATTTATCGTCACAGCAGCTTCCATCCTTTCGACAGTTACAGTATCAGTGCTGATGTCAGCGAATCCGAGAGCTGTTCTAGCGCCAGCACATTCTCCTCCCggccccctcctcctcctcaggcAGCTGCTTCTCATGCACTAaattctctctcttcctcttctgATTCTCCGGCCAGGCCTAAGGTTATGTTTCCAGTCGTCGGTCACAGACATGTTGTGATTCCGGAGGAGAAGCAGGACGAGCCTGAATTATCCG AAGTTGAATTGATCAAAGAGCGTTTTGCCAAGCTGTTGTTAGGAGAAGATATGTCAGGTGGAGGTAATGGAGTATGTACTGCTCTTGCCATATCCAAGGCCATCACAAATCTTGCTG CCACTGTGTTTGGAGAGCTATGGAAATTAGAGCCGATGGTGCCTAAAAAGAAGTCAATGTGGCTGTGTGAAATGGAATGGCTTCTATGTGTCAGTGATTCCATTGTCGAGCTTGTTCCATCAGTGCAAGAACTTCCATGTGGTAGGACAGTTGAAGTCATGGTGCCTCAACCGCGGTCTGACTTGTCTCTGAATCTTCCAGCACTTAAGAATTTAGACGCAATGCTAATTAGCATCTTGGACGGATTTCATGACAGTGAATTTTATTATGTCGATAGAGGGATAATTTTTGCTGATGGAGAATTTATTGAAGCAAGACCGTGCCCTCCATCTCAGGAAAGGCCTTCAATTACACTTGAAGAGAAATGGTGGTTACCATTCCCAAAAGTCCCACAAAATGGTTTGTGTGAGGAGACAAGGAAACAATTGCAACAGTGCAGGGAATGCACAAATCAGATATACAGAGCGGCTGTGGCTATTAACAACAGGGTATTGTCAGAAATGGAAGTCCCGCAAGTTTATTTGGATAGCTTGCCCAAG AGTGGGAAGGCTTGCTTAGGTGAAATTCTTTACCGGTATATAACTG CAGCTTTACATATATGGAGGCAGAAgtactccaaaaaaaaattctctcacaCAAAAACTGGGAAGTCACAATGGAGTGGACCACTTAAGGTCTTTGTTGACATCGAGAAGGCCAAAATGTCAGCACAGCGAGCTGATTCCCTCTTAAAGATCTTGAAGCTGCACTTCCCTACCCTCCCACAAACAGCACTAGAAAGGCATAAGATACAGTATAACAAG GATGTTGGACAATCAATTCTTGAGAGCTACTCCAGGGTGATAGAGGGCTTAGCCTTTAACTTAATGGCTAGGATTGAGGATCTTCTATACGTTGATGAAGCTACAAGACTACGTGCGGCAGCGGAATCATTATCCTTTGTCGACCATAGGGGATTGACTGGAGATTTTACCATGCAGAAGCAGTTTCCTTCTGGTCCGGTTTCAACTCAACTTAATTCTTGCGCCTCTCTGCTAAGGAAACCAGCATTTTGTTCTGGAGTCCCCTTGGTTCGAAAGCTAAAGAGGATACAAAAGTCTCAAAAGAATACGCCGGATGAAAAGATAGAAAG GGCATTATTGGAAGTATATGGATTCAAACCTCCATTGGCGTAA
- the LOC140016302 gene encoding rop guanine nucleotide exchange factor 1-like isoform X3 yields the protein MAANYSCILSSSSEEEEEDGDIYRHSSFHPFDSYSISADVSESESCSSASTFSSRPPPPPQAAASHALNSLSSSSDSPARPKVMFPVVGHRHVVIPEEKQDEPELSEVELIKERFAKLLLGEDMSGGGNGVCTALAISKAITNLAATVFGELWKLEPMVPKKKSMWLCEMEWLLCVSDSIVELVPSVQELPCGRTVEVMVPQPRSDLSLNLPALKNLDAMLISILDGFHDSEFYYVDRGIIFADGEFIEARPCPPSQERPSITLEEKWWLPFPKVPQNGLCEETRKQLQQCRECTNQIYRAAVAINNRVLSEMEVPQVYLDSLPKSGKACLGEILYRYITALHIWRQKYSKKKFSHTKTGKSQWSGPLKVFVDIEKAKMSAQRADSLLKILKLHFPTLPQTALERHKIQYNKDVGQSILESYSRVIEGLAFNLMARIEDLLYVDEATRLRAAAESLSFVDHRGLTGDFTMQKQFPSGPVSTQLNSCASLLRKPAFCSGVPLVRKLKRIQKSQKNTPDEKIERALLEVYGFKPPLA from the exons ATGGCAGCTAACTACTCGTGTATCCTATCTTCGTCgtctgaggaggaggaggaggacggTGACATTTATCGTCACAGCAGCTTCCATCCTTTCGACAGTTACAGTATCAGTGCTGATGTCAGCGAATCCGAGAGCTGTTCTAGCGCCAGCACATTCTCCTCCCggccccctcctcctcctcaggcAGCTGCTTCTCATGCACTAaattctctctcttcctcttctgATTCTCCGGCCAGGCCTAAGGTTATGTTTCCAGTCGTCGGTCACAGACATGTTGTGATTCCGGAGGAGAAGCAGGACGAGCCTGAATTATCCG AAGTTGAATTGATCAAAGAGCGTTTTGCCAAGCTGTTGTTAGGAGAAGATATGTCAGGTGGAGGTAATGGAGTATGTACTGCTCTTGCCATATCCAAGGCCATCACAAATCTTGCTG CCACTGTGTTTGGAGAGCTATGGAAATTAGAGCCGATGGTGCCTAAAAAGAAGTCAATGTGGCTGTGTGAAATGGAATGGCTTCTATGTGTCAGTGATTCCATTGTCGAGCTTGTTCCATCAGTGCAAGAACTTCCATGTGGTAGGACAGTTGAAGTCATGGTGCCTCAACCGCGGTCTGACTTGTCTCTGAATCTTCCAGCACTTAAGAATTTAGACGCAATGCTAATTAGCATCTTGGACGGATTTCATGACAGTGAATTTTATTATGTCGATAGAGGGATAATTTTTGCTGATGGAGAATTTATTGAAGCAAGACCGTGCCCTCCATCTCAGGAAAGGCCTTCAATTACACTTGAAGAGAAATGGTGGTTACCATTCCCAAAAGTCCCACAAAATGGTTTGTGTGAGGAGACAAGGAAACAATTGCAACAGTGCAGGGAATGCACAAATCAGATATACAGAGCGGCTGTGGCTATTAACAACAGGGTATTGTCAGAAATGGAAGTCCCGCAAGTTTATTTGGATAGCTTGCCCAAG AGTGGGAAGGCTTGCTTAGGTGAAATTCTTTACCGGTATATAACTG CTTTACATATATGGAGGCAGAAgtactccaaaaaaaaattctctcacaCAAAAACTGGGAAGTCACAATGGAGTGGACCACTTAAGGTCTTTGTTGACATCGAGAAGGCCAAAATGTCAGCACAGCGAGCTGATTCCCTCTTAAAGATCTTGAAGCTGCACTTCCCTACCCTCCCACAAACAGCACTAGAAAGGCATAAGATACAGTATAACAAG GATGTTGGACAATCAATTCTTGAGAGCTACTCCAGGGTGATAGAGGGCTTAGCCTTTAACTTAATGGCTAGGATTGAGGATCTTCTATACGTTGATGAAGCTACAAGACTACGTGCGGCAGCGGAATCATTATCCTTTGTCGACCATAGGGGATTGACTGGAGATTTTACCATGCAGAAGCAGTTTCCTTCTGGTCCGGTTTCAACTCAACTTAATTCTTGCGCCTCTCTGCTAAGGAAACCAGCATTTTGTTCTGGAGTCCCCTTGGTTCGAAAGCTAAAGAGGATACAAAAGTCTCAAAAGAATACGCCGGATGAAAAGATAGAAAG GGCATTATTGGAAGTATATGGATTCAAACCTCCATTGGCGTAA